In Thermosphaera sp., a genomic segment contains:
- the uppS gene encoding polyprenyl diphosphate synthase, with protein MKTSRERIEALTLKTGNRFLRPFYKIYEKWLWLQIKNGPFPNHVGIIPDGNRRWAKRVGLDPSEGHVFGYEKIKETLRWIWDLGIKHVTIYAMSTENCRHRPPQEREKLFNLAFEGLKELKDLPEIHEYKVKVKIIGDYTLVPADLINAIRELEEKTKDYHNYSLNIALCYGGRQEILDAIKKILMDLVAGKITLDELTEENFRKYLYTNNSPDPDLIIRTSGEERISNFLLWQSAYSELYFCDVYWPEFRKIDFWRAIRSYQFRERRFGR; from the coding sequence TTGAAGACGAGCAGAGAGAGAATAGAAGCGCTGACCTTGAAAACTGGCAATAGATTCCTAAGGCCTTTCTACAAGATCTATGAGAAGTGGCTGTGGCTACAGATAAAGAATGGCCCTTTTCCAAACCACGTGGGGATCATACCTGATGGCAATAGGAGGTGGGCTAAGAGAGTTGGGCTAGATCCTTCTGAGGGACACGTTTTCGGATATGAGAAGATTAAAGAGACATTACGATGGATATGGGACCTAGGCATTAAACATGTTACTATCTATGCGATGAGCACCGAGAATTGCAGGCATAGGCCTCCGCAGGAGAGGGAAAAACTCTTTAACCTAGCATTTGAAGGGTTGAAGGAGTTGAAGGACCTCCCAGAGATACACGAGTATAAGGTTAAAGTGAAGATTATAGGGGATTACACCCTAGTACCTGCGGATTTGATAAATGCTATAAGAGAGTTAGAGGAAAAGACGAAAGACTACCATAACTATAGTTTAAACATAGCTCTGTGTTACGGAGGTAGACAGGAGATCTTAGATGCTATAAAAAAGATTTTGATGGATCTTGTAGCTGGGAAAATCACACTAGATGAATTAACAGAGGAGAACTTCAGGAAGTACTTGTACACCAATAATTCCCCCGACCCTGACTTGATAATTAGAACAAGCGGAGAAGAAAGAATAAGCAACTTTCTACTGTGGCAGTCAGCATACAGTGAACTATACTTCTGCGATGTCTACTGGCCAGAATTTAGAAAAATAGATTTTTGGAGAGCAATTAGGAGTTATCAATTTAGGGAAAGAAGATTTGGAAGATAG
- a CDS encoding RNA-binding protein, translating into MKKLGRVHQVTRDGNVILVSEVADASKTLGFSVYDENMRRVGRVVDIIGRVEDPRIVVKLENPEVVASIHPGSFYYFQPPVERKPRRAGRRTRR; encoded by the coding sequence ATGAAGAAGCTTGGCCGTGTTCACCAAGTAACGCGCGATGGCAACGTGATTTTAGTGAGCGAAGTCGCAGATGCTTCGAAGACACTGGGTTTTTCAGTGTATGATGAAAACATGAGGAGGGTTGGCAGAGTCGTTGACATCATCGGCAGGGTGGAGGATCCACGAATAGTAGTAAAGCTTGAGAATCCGGAGGTGGTAGCGTCAATCCATCCCGGCTCATTCTACTATTTTCAACCTCCAGTTGAGCGCAAGCCCCGGCGCGCAGGGAGGAGAACCAGGAGGTGA
- a CDS encoding ribonuclease Z, protein MNIRVFMLGTGAAIPISRGLPCIAVKADSNIYLLDIGEGCQSRLFKAGLSPLKIKAVFITHVHGDHYLGLFGLIQTMHLSNRKDPLKIMAPKEIFTLIEKYRELHLLNIGFQLSFIDITEGVEYTDDKITVTPYPVSHTIPAYGFLLKAGKTVISYSGDTGPASTTIEYSKNADILIHEATFTSEMREEAHEQGHSTSGDAAMIASRAGVKLLVLTHISARYSDDNELYVDAYRFFRNVVVAKDYMILLS, encoded by the coding sequence TTGAACATCAGAGTCTTCATGTTAGGTACAGGCGCTGCCATACCTATTAGTAGGGGATTACCTTGCATAGCCGTGAAGGCTGATTCAAATATTTACCTGCTCGATATTGGAGAGGGTTGCCAATCTAGGCTGTTCAAAGCCGGTTTGAGCCCATTGAAGATTAAAGCCGTGTTTATAACACATGTTCACGGCGACCATTACCTGGGGTTATTTGGTCTGATACAAACCATGCATCTTTCCAACAGGAAGGATCCATTGAAGATTATGGCTCCTAAAGAGATTTTCACTTTGATCGAAAAGTATAGGGAGTTGCATTTGCTTAACATAGGTTTTCAATTGAGTTTCATCGATATCACCGAGGGAGTAGAGTATACTGATGACAAGATCACAGTTACTCCATACCCAGTGTCTCACACAATTCCCGCGTACGGTTTTCTACTCAAGGCTGGTAAGACCGTGATAAGCTACTCGGGAGATACGGGACCTGCATCGACAACCATAGAATACTCGAAGAACGCAGACATATTGATACACGAAGCAACTTTTACTTCAGAGATGAGGGAAGAAGCACACGAACAGGGCCACTCGACCTCAGGCGATGCCGCAATGATAGCCTCAAGAGCAGGAGTAAAGCTTCTGGTTTTAACACATATTAGCGCCCGATACTCAGATGATAATGAATTATACGTTGATGCATATAGGTTCTTCAGAAACGTAGTAGTGGCAAAAGATTACATGATCTTACTCTCCTGA
- a CDS encoding transcription initiation factor IIB family protein: MKIACKSCGSTHIVFDENLNAFICTSCGVVLDEKPVYSGFESTGRTDSTPRYSGAFTNRVHDHGVGGTEISGNIITHVKSGRTWAAKHYDIRVDKSSRIVKKGLTELNELIKILKPPSSVQETAADLTSQTVKGMNYKEKTLRRIAAAALYLAYKIHNQPKVARAFAQEVGITMDDLWEGIRKIRESVKDFKIEPQKYDPRTYVTVIVKKLALPAEVEVLANKLLSATEETYLSGKSPASLAAASVYLASVISNNKRNQLEVGSSVGLTDVAVRNAYDAIVKNTYIDIIM; this comes from the coding sequence GTGAAGATAGCGTGCAAGTCTTGTGGATCAACTCATATAGTATTCGATGAAAACTTAAACGCGTTTATCTGCACTAGTTGTGGGGTAGTCCTGGATGAAAAGCCGGTTTACAGTGGTTTCGAGTCGACAGGAAGAACCGATTCCACGCCAAGATACAGCGGAGCATTCACGAACCGTGTTCACGATCACGGTGTTGGTGGCACCGAGATCTCTGGGAATATCATAACGCATGTTAAGTCGGGAAGGACGTGGGCAGCTAAGCACTATGATATAAGAGTTGACAAGTCCAGTAGAATAGTAAAGAAAGGATTAACCGAGCTTAATGAATTGATCAAGATCCTAAAACCACCTTCAAGCGTGCAGGAGACTGCGGCAGACTTAACTAGTCAAACAGTGAAAGGTATGAACTATAAAGAAAAAACGTTAAGACGGATCGCGGCGGCGGCCTTATACCTGGCATACAAGATCCACAATCAGCCCAAAGTAGCGAGAGCTTTCGCACAGGAAGTTGGTATTACAATGGATGATTTATGGGAAGGTATTAGGAAGATAAGGGAAAGCGTTAAAGACTTCAAAATAGAGCCTCAGAAGTATGATCCGAGGACTTATGTTACAGTTATTGTTAAAAAACTTGCTCTTCCGGCCGAAGTTGAGGTCCTGGCCAACAAGCTACTATCCGCCACCGAGGAAACATATTTAAGCGGAAAGAGCCCTGCAAGCCTTGCTGCCGCCTCGGTCTATTTAGCCAGCGTCATCTCTAATAATAAGAGGAATCAGTTGGAGGTAGGAAGCTCAGTGGGTTTAACGGATGTTGCTGTGAGAAATGCCTATGACGCAATAGTCAAGAACACGTATATAGACATTATAATGTAG
- the prs gene encoding ribose-phosphate diphosphokinase — MSAVVIPGRNYVSQAERIAQRLNCMLIKTHYKEFPDGEQYVRIEPPEQLKNRKALIINTMYPWQDRSLVEILMLVDAAMRAGAESVHLIIPYIAYSRQDKIFLPGEPVSFSLVLKALKSMGARSLLTVDVHNPERLSEFEGFVENILVSDLLVAEAMDIVSNPVVIAPDKGALKRAEFAARKLGLKFDYLIKTRDRVTGQVSYQPREVEIKGENVVMVDDIISTGGTMAEASRLLLDKGAASIVIAATHGLMIGNALEKIKAAGVKKVLLADTLGIRLSDPLIEYIDITNRLSDAIKEMVEKVE, encoded by the coding sequence GTGAGCGCCGTTGTAATCCCTGGAAGAAATTACGTTAGCCAAGCCGAGAGAATAGCCCAACGGTTAAACTGTATGCTTATCAAAACTCATTACAAGGAGTTTCCGGATGGAGAACAATACGTAAGGATTGAACCACCTGAGCAGTTGAAGAACAGGAAAGCCTTGATTATTAACACAATGTATCCATGGCAAGACAGGAGTCTCGTCGAGATATTGATGCTGGTAGATGCCGCTATGAGAGCTGGAGCAGAAAGCGTTCATTTAATCATACCTTACATAGCCTACTCTAGGCAGGACAAGATTTTCCTACCAGGAGAGCCGGTTTCTTTTAGTTTAGTGTTGAAAGCATTGAAATCCATGGGGGCTCGTTCACTATTAACGGTTGATGTTCATAACCCTGAGCGGCTCTCCGAGTTCGAGGGGTTTGTAGAAAATATTCTTGTTTCAGACCTGTTGGTCGCGGAGGCAATGGATATTGTCTCAAATCCCGTGGTAATTGCTCCAGACAAGGGAGCCTTGAAAAGGGCAGAGTTTGCTGCCCGGAAATTAGGCTTAAAATTCGACTATCTAATCAAGACTCGTGACAGGGTTACAGGACAGGTTTCATATCAACCACGTGAAGTAGAGATTAAAGGGGAAAACGTGGTTATGGTCGACGACATAATAAGCACGGGGGGAACCATGGCCGAGGCGTCCAGACTATTGTTAGACAAGGGCGCAGCCTCCATAGTGATAGCAGCAACCCATGGATTAATGATTGGAAACGCGCTTGAGAAGATCAAAGCCGCTGGGGTGAAAAAAGTTTTGCTGGCAGATACGCTGGGAATCCGTCTCTCCGACCCTCTCATAGAGTACATCGACATTACCAACAGATTATCGGACGCGATTAAAGAGATGGTTGAAAAAGTTGAGTGA
- a CDS encoding ATP-binding protein — translation MESTELKLQIEGLTNELNLVREQIKGAKEERAKIIDELKNLRSERAKLLNDLPSIREKYKSIVSKRRELIEEYKKLSNEKKSRLAELKELKELLLAKNNQIREMEKEARTPTAILREEINRLEWQLQTRVLTLEEENRIISKIKRLKELLDKAEALRRERNSTLEMKALLSSIRIQVEDLTKKMKLLRDEINKLTQEKDTLKSKIDEIIKRNLELKSLINEKQERVNKLSALIDEYFKKQADLREKISQLQKELEKSKVTRIIDLKKQEIMEKLKRGGKLTIEELKILYGEPDDLISE, via the coding sequence ATGGAGAGCACTGAGTTAAAATTACAAATCGAAGGATTGACTAATGAGTTGAACCTAGTTAGAGAGCAGATAAAAGGGGCTAAAGAAGAAAGAGCAAAAATCATTGATGAGCTGAAGAATCTTAGGTCGGAAAGAGCTAAGTTGTTGAACGATTTACCAAGCATTAGGGAAAAATATAAATCAATAGTTTCTAAGAGACGAGAGCTGATTGAAGAGTACAAAAAGCTTAGCAACGAGAAGAAGTCAAGGCTGGCTGAACTCAAAGAGTTGAAGGAATTGCTTTTGGCAAAGAACAATCAGATTCGTGAAATGGAGAAGGAGGCTAGAACTCCTACGGCGATACTGAGGGAAGAAATCAATCGTTTAGAGTGGCAGCTTCAGACTCGGGTACTGACGCTTGAAGAAGAGAACAGGATCATAAGCAAGATTAAAAGATTGAAAGAGCTCCTTGACAAGGCTGAAGCCTTGAGAAGGGAGAGGAATAGCACGCTCGAGATGAAAGCACTATTGTCTAGTATAAGGATTCAAGTTGAAGATTTAACCAAGAAGATGAAGCTTCTAAGAGATGAGATAAACAAGTTGACGCAAGAAAAAGACACGTTGAAGTCTAAAATAGATGAGATTATCAAAAGAAATCTCGAGCTGAAATCACTGATTAACGAGAAGCAGGAGAGAGTTAACAAACTATCTGCGCTGATAGACGAATACTTCAAGAAGCAAGCGGATTTGAGGGAAAAAATCAGTCAGCTTCAGAAAGAGTTGGAGAAGAGTAAAGTCACACGAATAATCGATTTAAAGAAGCAAGAAATTATGGAGAAGCTCAAGCGGGGCGGTAAACTCACTATCGAGGAGTTGAAGATACTCTACGGAGAACCCGACGACCTGATATCAGAATAA
- a CDS encoding 30S ribosomal protein S8e: MSFYQGNDLRKPTGGVKGVHKGKRKYELGSPPTSTVLADKEEIKIVRTRGGNRKVRVKKALYVNVYLPEEKSCRKVKIMSVVETPSNPQNARFQIISKGTVVKTELGLVKITSRPGQDGVLNGVLLKR; the protein is encoded by the coding sequence ATGTCGTTTTACCAAGGCAACGACTTGAGAAAGCCAACTGGTGGAGTGAAAGGTGTTCACAAAGGCAAGAGAAAATACGAGCTGGGTTCCCCGCCTACTTCAACCGTTCTTGCCGACAAGGAGGAGATAAAGATCGTTCGTACCAGAGGTGGAAATAGAAAAGTGAGGGTGAAGAAGGCCTTATACGTGAACGTCTATCTACCTGAGGAGAAGTCGTGCCGCAAAGTAAAGATAATGAGCGTTGTGGAAACGCCATCAAACCCGCAGAACGCTAGGTTTCAAATTATTTCAAAAGGCACAGTAGTTAAAACGGAGCTGGGGCTTGTTAAAATCACGTCAAGGCCCGGGCAAGACGGAGTATTGAATGGAGTATTGTTGAAGCGTTAG
- a CDS encoding signal recognition particle protein Srp19, with protein sequence MSREYRGRKVVVYPSYLDSSLTRKQGRRIPASLSVPSPSIEEIFQAALKLGLNPVLEKDKAYPGQWWVKGRVLVDKNAEKHNLLIRIAKEIKENRSRKPLK encoded by the coding sequence TTGAGCCGAGAATATAGGGGAAGAAAAGTAGTTGTTTATCCATCATATTTAGACTCAAGCCTCACGAGAAAACAGGGCCGCAGAATCCCGGCTTCACTGAGTGTTCCGTCACCCTCGATCGAAGAGATTTTTCAAGCAGCATTAAAACTGGGTTTAAACCCGGTTCTTGAGAAGGATAAGGCATACCCTGGGCAATGGTGGGTTAAGGGCAGAGTGTTAGTAGATAAGAATGCTGAGAAGCATAATCTCCTCATCAGAATTGCAAAGGAGATTAAGGAAAATAGGTCAAGAAAACCGTTGAAATAA
- a CDS encoding acetate--CoA ligase family protein: MIPKEIIRKALDEGRTKLLEHEAFQVIKYYGIKSPEVVVVNSGEEAKELAPKIGFPIALKIVSPDISHKSDVGGVRLGLKTPEEVAKAVDEMFRTVRSRAPNARLVGVLMYNMAPQGLEVIIGGVRDGIFGPVVMFGLGGIFVEVLKDVSFRVSPVKMEDALEMLREIKSYKILDGYRGQPPVNKDAIADMIIKTSRLLEDNEEVESIDLNPVMAYPDSAIAVDARIILKKT; this comes from the coding sequence TTGATTCCCAAAGAGATCATTAGAAAAGCCTTAGATGAAGGTAGGACCAAGCTATTAGAGCATGAAGCTTTCCAAGTGATCAAGTACTATGGTATTAAATCGCCTGAAGTAGTCGTGGTTAATAGTGGTGAGGAAGCAAAAGAGTTAGCACCTAAGATAGGATTCCCCATTGCCTTAAAAATAGTCTCTCCAGACATTTCTCACAAAAGCGATGTGGGAGGAGTCAGGCTTGGCTTGAAAACTCCGGAGGAAGTTGCTAAAGCAGTGGATGAAATGTTCAGAACCGTTAGGTCGAGAGCTCCTAATGCAAGGCTGGTCGGAGTGTTAATGTACAACATGGCTCCCCAGGGGCTTGAAGTAATTATCGGGGGAGTAAGGGATGGAATATTTGGCCCCGTCGTAATGTTTGGGCTAGGAGGAATATTCGTCGAAGTATTGAAAGACGTCTCCTTTAGAGTATCACCAGTCAAGATGGAAGATGCGCTTGAAATGTTAAGGGAGATTAAGTCCTACAAGATATTAGACGGCTATAGGGGTCAACCCCCTGTCAATAAGGATGCAATAGCCGACATGATCATTAAGACTTCAAGACTTCTCGAGGACAATGAAGAGGTAGAATCAATAGATTTAAACCCAGTCATGGCATATCCAGACTCCGCAATAGCTGTCGACGCCAGGATCATATTGAAGAAAACATAG
- the amrS gene encoding AmmeMemoRadiSam system radical SAM enzyme produces MGFAPDQPGVREAVLWEPVSNKVVKCNLCHRRCLIVPGAYGACGVRFNHDGKLYTLVYGMLTAANPDPIEKKPLMHFHPGSCVLSISTVGCNFYCKFCQNWLLSQSRRDRVYGELYTPDEVVEEAVSRGCEGISYTYNEPTVFFEFMFDVAVLAKKKGLFNTMVTNGYMTPEAIKLLGSLIDAATVDFKASGNVEFYRKYMGVPQSEPIYESLIEMKKQGWWIEITDLIIPGIGDSEEDLARLAEWIAANLDPETPFHLLRFHPEYMLNNIPPTPVKTLEKLAEIAFKKGLKHVYLGNVWGHKLENTFCPSCGSLVVERRGFYISRWGLTKDFKCPRCNYTLRFKGVFHDSRFRESLIWW; encoded by the coding sequence ATGGGGTTTGCCCCTGACCAACCTGGAGTTAGAGAGGCCGTTCTATGGGAGCCCGTCTCGAATAAAGTAGTGAAGTGCAATCTATGTCACAGGAGATGTCTAATAGTTCCAGGGGCTTACGGGGCATGTGGAGTCAGGTTTAACCATGATGGGAAGCTTTACACTCTAGTCTACGGCATGCTGACGGCGGCCAACCCGGATCCTATTGAAAAGAAGCCGCTGATGCATTTTCACCCGGGCTCATGTGTTTTATCGATATCAACGGTTGGTTGCAATTTCTACTGTAAGTTTTGTCAGAACTGGTTGTTGAGCCAGTCTCGAAGAGACCGAGTGTATGGAGAGTTATACACGCCGGATGAAGTCGTCGAGGAGGCCGTGTCAAGAGGTTGTGAAGGAATAAGTTACACATACAACGAGCCCACGGTGTTTTTTGAATTCATGTTTGATGTAGCTGTATTAGCTAAGAAGAAAGGGTTGTTCAATACCATGGTGACCAACGGGTATATGACTCCTGAGGCGATAAAGCTTTTGGGTAGTTTGATAGACGCTGCTACAGTGGACTTCAAAGCATCAGGGAATGTAGAATTTTACAGGAAGTACATGGGAGTACCTCAATCAGAACCCATCTACGAATCCTTGATTGAGATGAAGAAACAGGGGTGGTGGATAGAAATCACTGATTTAATAATTCCCGGGATAGGGGATTCCGAGGAGGATTTAGCTAGGTTGGCTGAATGGATCGCAGCTAATTTAGACCCCGAGACCCCCTTCCATCTTCTTAGGTTTCACCCTGAATACATGCTGAACAATATACCGCCCACGCCCGTGAAAACCCTCGAGAAGCTAGCGGAGATAGCCTTCAAGAAGGGTTTGAAACATGTTTATTTGGGAAACGTCTGGGGTCACAAGCTAGAGAACACTTTTTGCCCTTCATGCGGCTCTCTCGTAGTGGAGAGGAGGGGTTTCTATATCAGTAGGTGGGGTTTAACAAAGGATTTTAAGTGTCCAAGGTGTAATTATACTCTAAGATTTAAGGGAGTCTTTCACGATTCCAGATTCAGAGAATCTTTAATCTGGTGGTGA
- a CDS encoding RNA methyltransferase, translated as MSDVPEDFMEECRWINEIFNERLEKVDVYFVLNGSNEELAIGELKALLETYDFNNQLKCTTMVCTTEVPLRLLDVIMRRSGFLREAGIYLGEDDPLNPRLEIQAFLNDVKGWIHASVMKKTVSENVVAPYLSLFSSKTRLGFNYSKGCEVRLLFSDNRVVVGVKTHKHRDFWTRRGRFYKPFDRSIALNPRIAVAMVNLARVRPGHVLIDPFAGTGTIPIIASFFGIASIGIDLDWSLAHGMLVNLKYYGSNAIPILGDSTTLALVGADAVVTDPPYGRGASTHGESIHLLYSMFIHKILDWVKPKAYAVFIAPSHLEYFVEDKLREEGLYLVNKYYDYVHSSLTRAVYVVRHD; from the coding sequence TTGAGTGACGTCCCAGAAGACTTCATGGAAGAGTGTCGATGGATTAATGAGATATTTAACGAAAGACTTGAAAAGGTCGACGTTTACTTCGTGCTAAACGGCTCCAATGAGGAATTAGCGATAGGAGAGCTGAAAGCCCTTCTTGAAACGTATGATTTCAACAATCAGCTGAAGTGCACAACTATGGTATGCACTACTGAAGTCCCGTTAAGACTTCTCGATGTAATCATGAGAAGGTCTGGTTTTCTGAGAGAGGCTGGGATCTACCTGGGTGAGGATGATCCCCTGAACCCTCGTCTCGAGATACAAGCATTTTTGAACGATGTGAAGGGTTGGATTCACGCATCAGTTATGAAGAAAACAGTCAGCGAGAACGTCGTTGCTCCCTATCTCTCCCTTTTTTCATCGAAGACGCGGTTAGGCTTCAATTATTCCAAGGGTTGCGAGGTCAGGTTATTGTTCTCGGATAACAGAGTAGTGGTAGGGGTTAAAACTCACAAGCATAGGGACTTCTGGACGAGGAGGGGCAGATTCTATAAGCCATTCGATAGAAGCATCGCCCTGAACCCAAGAATCGCCGTGGCAATGGTGAATCTAGCAAGAGTTAGACCAGGGCACGTTTTAATAGATCCATTCGCGGGAACGGGGACCATCCCAATTATTGCTTCATTTTTCGGGATTGCATCAATAGGTATTGATCTAGATTGGAGTCTCGCTCATGGAATGCTGGTTAATCTCAAATACTATGGTTCAAACGCTATCCCGATCCTGGGGGACTCAACAACGCTCGCGCTCGTGGGCGCTGATGCTGTCGTAACAGACCCTCCTTATGGAAGGGGCGCCAGCACGCACGGCGAGAGCATACATTTACTGTATTCTATGTTCATTCACAAGATCCTCGACTGGGTTAAGCCCAAGGCCTATGCTGTCTTTATAGCACCATCTCACCTTGAATACTTCGTTGAAGACAAGTTGAGGGAGGAGGGATTATATCTCGTCAATAAGTATTATGATTACGTACACAGTAGTTTGACCCGGGCAGTATACGTGGTGAGACACGATTGA
- a CDS encoding ATP/GTP-binding protein has protein sequence MVKIPYYIIVLGTAGSGKTTLTGMLMNYLDSHQLHASIVNLDPAVEELPYEPDVDVREWIDAREIMVKQGLGPNGALIASVDMLAFSINELKDQVDSLRANYVIIDTPGQLEIFAFRDSGPIVLRTLIGESKAAALFLIDGLYALKPSNLFSAMLLSASTFFRIKYPQINVFTKTDLLSESEFSSLLSMLEDPDELASKVVGDAETLLMWSSEEVYAVAEKLHNFESIPVSNVNGQGFDDLYASIQRIVAGGEDYLTEEPNPVL, from the coding sequence GTGGTGAAGATTCCCTACTACATTATTGTTCTCGGTACTGCGGGAAGCGGTAAGACTACGTTGACAGGTATGTTGATGAACTACCTAGATTCGCATCAATTACATGCTTCCATAGTTAACCTGGATCCAGCTGTCGAGGAGCTTCCCTACGAACCCGACGTGGATGTTAGGGAGTGGATTGATGCAAGGGAGATTATGGTTAAGCAGGGACTAGGACCTAATGGTGCTTTAATTGCATCCGTGGATATGTTGGCGTTTAGCATCAATGAGTTGAAAGACCAGGTTGATTCATTGAGGGCAAATTACGTTATAATTGATACTCCCGGACAGTTAGAGATATTCGCGTTCAGAGATTCAGGACCCATAGTATTGAGAACACTTATAGGCGAATCAAAGGCTGCCGCGCTCTTCCTGATTGATGGGCTATACGCGCTGAAACCGAGCAACTTGTTTTCGGCGATGTTGTTGTCCGCTTCAACATTCTTCAGGATAAAGTATCCACAGATCAACGTGTTTACTAAGACAGACCTACTCTCCGAGAGCGAGTTCTCGAGCTTGCTTAGCATGCTTGAAGACCCGGATGAGCTTGCGAGTAAAGTAGTGGGTGATGCTGAAACGTTGCTCATGTGGTCCTCTGAGGAAGTCTATGCGGTTGCAGAGAAATTACACAATTTCGAGTCCATACCAGTATCCAATGTTAATGGACAAGGTTTCGACGACTTGTATGCAAGTATTCAGAGGATAGTTGCCGGTGGAGAGGACTATCTTACGGAGGAGCCGAACCCGGTACTATAG
- a CDS encoding CoA-binding protein has translation MIEKFFNPESVAIVGASDKPGKVGKVILENFVKKFKGEIYPVNPNYESIMGLKCYKKVSELPKAPDLAVIVIPADGVPEVLEDLGEKGTKAVIIISGGFRETNTPRGEMLENKVKEIASKYGIRIVGPNCIGIFDNWSGVDTFFLPEEKMKRPPRGHVGFISQSGAFASALIDWMAYNNIGVSRAVSYGNKVDVDDVDLLKFFKDDEKTKIVLMYLEGLKTNRGKEFIRVAREVVKVKPVVIYKAGKTSRGSMAAASHTAALAGDYSLYKSAIKQAGLIEADSFDDIMDITKILLTQPLMKGNKVYIVTDAGGVGVMLTDALATQGFELPRTPPELKEELKSILPPHCIIENPIDLTGDTDDERYMKVLEKILPRSDVDAVVVVALPQVPGIRGAIADYLIESKKKYGKPIIALAIGGEEAKKISEKLESGGVPVFESPERAAKALKALYTYSMIKKRCD, from the coding sequence ATGATAGAAAAGTTCTTCAATCCGGAGTCAGTGGCGATAGTAGGAGCCAGCGATAAGCCAGGAAAAGTTGGAAAAGTCATTCTCGAGAACTTCGTGAAAAAATTCAAGGGAGAGATATACCCTGTAAATCCGAACTACGAGAGCATCATGGGATTGAAATGCTATAAGAAAGTTTCAGAACTGCCTAAAGCGCCAGACCTAGCAGTCATAGTTATTCCCGCTGACGGAGTCCCAGAAGTTCTTGAGGATTTGGGAGAGAAAGGGACCAAGGCAGTGATCATTATAAGCGGAGGGTTTAGAGAGACAAATACTCCTCGAGGCGAGATGTTAGAAAACAAGGTTAAGGAGATAGCCTCAAAATACGGTATAAGGATTGTTGGACCCAATTGCATAGGAATATTTGATAATTGGAGCGGGGTCGACACCTTCTTCCTGCCAGAGGAGAAAATGAAGAGGCCTCCGAGAGGACACGTCGGATTCATAAGTCAAAGCGGTGCCTTCGCATCCGCCCTAATCGATTGGATGGCATACAACAATATTGGGGTTTCGAGGGCAGTGAGCTATGGTAACAAAGTCGACGTAGATGATGTTGACTTGTTAAAGTTCTTTAAGGATGACGAGAAAACAAAGATCGTCCTTATGTATCTTGAAGGATTGAAAACTAACCGAGGTAAAGAATTCATAAGAGTAGCTCGCGAGGTCGTGAAAGTCAAGCCAGTGGTGATATACAAGGCTGGTAAGACGAGCAGGGGCAGCATGGCCGCGGCGAGCCACACGGCAGCTCTGGCTGGCGACTATAGCTTATACAAATCGGCAATAAAACAGGCGGGATTAATAGAGGCAGACTCCTTCGACGATATAATGGATATTACTAAGATCCTCTTGACCCAACCCTTGATGAAGGGTAACAAAGTATACATCGTAACAGACGCTGGGGGCGTCGGGGTAATGTTGACTGACGCCTTAGCAACTCAAGGATTTGAATTGCCTAGGACGCCGCCTGAATTAAAGGAGGAGCTAAAGAGTATTCTCCCCCCTCATTGCATCATTGAAAATCCAATTGACTTAACAGGCGATACTGATGATGAGAGATATATGAAAGTTCTTGAGAAAATCTTGCCGAGGAGCGATGTGGATGCAGTAGTTGTTGTAGCTCTTCCTCAGGTCCCCGGAATAAGAGGGGCGATCGCGGACTACTTGATAGAGTCCAAGAAAAAATATGGCAAGCCAATTATCGCTCTCGCCATTGGCGGCGAGGAGGCCAAGAAGATATCCGAGAAGCTTGAATCTGGAGGAGTGCCAGTGTTCGAGTCGCCTGAAAGAGCTGCGAAAGCCCTAAAAGCATTATATACTTATAGCATGATAAAGAAGAGGTGTGATTAA